In Micromonospora sp. LH3U1, one genomic interval encodes:
- a CDS encoding MFS transporter, which produces MTVTSGGPGRGRAEPGQRPHGRGGGPAHRLYSVVVFVLLASLDNVAIGLVPPLYGPISDAFDVSGRLLGLVTAGSFLVSAVAAVGWAYVGDRTNRKPLLMVGTLLWAAGTGGSALAGGYLTFLAAQLVAAVGLGAVGSVGFSVVTDLISPTRRGLVMSFWGLSQGVGTLAGTLVGGLLGATDWRRPFLLLAGVGLVATLAYLFTYDIQRGQSEPELADRLDAGAEYDYRISRADLPRILARRTNRWLILQGLTAQAAFGSLVWLPVLFAERAEAQGYSASTAVVVGSVFATLFQLGGVLSIVGGLIGDAVQRRTPRGRALVAAVGILAALPFYLVLFFVPVTIDVPDGASGGAVVGAVLASVFTEPSVGLSLLTAIVALALTSANSPNWFALIADVNPPEHRGTVYSLGNLVNGVGRAAGNGLVGVAFQGLRAAFPPPLNFAVGLAAFQLFFIPTGVMYWLASRTSPADIDNVHDLLHARADRL; this is translated from the coding sequence ATGACGGTGACCAGTGGCGGGCCCGGCCGGGGCCGGGCGGAGCCCGGCCAACGCCCGCACGGTCGGGGCGGTGGCCCGGCGCACCGGTTGTACAGCGTCGTGGTGTTCGTGCTGCTCGCCTCACTGGACAACGTGGCGATCGGGCTGGTCCCGCCGCTGTACGGCCCGATCTCCGACGCGTTCGACGTGTCGGGACGGCTGCTCGGTCTGGTCACCGCGGGCAGCTTCCTGGTCAGCGCGGTGGCAGCGGTCGGCTGGGCGTACGTCGGCGACCGGACCAACCGTAAGCCGCTGCTCATGGTGGGCACGCTGCTCTGGGCGGCGGGCACCGGCGGCAGTGCACTCGCCGGCGGGTACCTGACGTTCCTCGCCGCGCAGCTGGTCGCGGCGGTCGGTTTGGGCGCGGTCGGCTCGGTGGGCTTCTCCGTGGTCACCGACCTGATCTCACCGACCCGGCGAGGGCTGGTGATGAGCTTCTGGGGGCTCTCCCAGGGGGTCGGCACCCTGGCGGGCACGCTCGTCGGCGGGCTGCTCGGGGCGACCGACTGGCGGCGGCCGTTCCTGCTCCTGGCGGGCGTCGGCCTGGTCGCCACCCTGGCCTACCTGTTCACGTACGACATACAGCGTGGCCAGAGCGAGCCGGAGCTGGCCGACAGGCTGGACGCCGGCGCCGAATACGACTATCGGATCAGCCGCGCCGACCTGCCGCGCATCCTGGCCCGCCGGACCAACCGGTGGCTGATCCTGCAGGGTCTGACCGCGCAGGCGGCGTTCGGCTCGCTGGTCTGGCTGCCGGTGCTCTTCGCCGAACGGGCCGAGGCCCAGGGTTACTCGGCGTCGACCGCAGTGGTGGTGGGCAGCGTGTTCGCCACGCTGTTCCAGCTCGGCGGGGTGCTCTCCATCGTGGGTGGGCTCATCGGCGACGCGGTGCAGCGGCGTACGCCGAGAGGGCGGGCTTTGGTCGCCGCGGTCGGCATCCTCGCCGCGTTGCCCTTCTACCTGGTGCTGTTCTTCGTTCCGGTGACCATCGACGTGCCGGACGGCGCGAGCGGCGGTGCGGTGGTCGGTGCGGTGCTGGCGAGTGTGTTCACCGAGCCGTCGGTGGGGCTGAGCCTGCTCACCGCGATCGTGGCGCTCGCGCTGACCTCGGCCAACTCGCCGAACTGGTTCGCGCTGATCGCCGACGTCAACCCACCGGAGCACCGGGGCACGGTCTACAGCCTGGGCAACCTGGTCAACGGAGTCGGTCGCGCCGCCGGCAACGGGTTGGTCGGGGTGGCGTTCCAGGGGTTGCGAGCGGCCTTCCCGCCGCCGCTGAACTTCGCCGTGGGGCTGGCCGCGTTCCAGCTCTTCTTCATACCCACCGGTGTCATGTACTGGCTCGCCTCGCGGACCTCACCGGCGGACATCGACAACGTGCACGACCTGCTGCACGCCCGCGCCGACCGCCTGTGA
- a CDS encoding LacI family DNA-binding transcriptional regulator, whose amino-acid sequence MTKIDDVARLAGVSTATVSRALRGLPTVSAATRRRVLAAAEQLDYEVSPSASRLAGGRTGTVAVVVPRITRWFFSTVVEAVEEYLHQSGYDLLLYNLGGREQVRQRVLRTANLHKRVDAMMLVATPLRPADLTALATLDLPGVTISSGSRVPNWPCVRIDDVAAARAATRHLIDLGHHRIAHISGDPDDELAFTTHLDRRQGYQAELRSAGLRPEPSLDVESSFTIDGGNRATAELLARGEPPTAIVAACDEMAMGAMTALRDAGLRVPQDVSVIGIDDHDLAGVLGLSTVAQPAAEQGRLAARMLLDPLGARPLGPVVGRQNTGCDTPVILPTRLVVRDSTAPPRAD is encoded by the coding sequence GTGACGAAGATTGATGATGTGGCCCGGCTGGCCGGAGTGTCCACGGCCACCGTCTCGCGGGCCCTGCGCGGGTTGCCGACGGTTTCGGCCGCCACCCGCCGTCGGGTGCTCGCCGCCGCCGAGCAGCTCGACTACGAAGTCTCGCCGAGCGCGTCCCGGCTCGCTGGTGGCCGGACCGGCACAGTCGCGGTGGTGGTTCCCCGGATCACCCGCTGGTTCTTCAGCACCGTCGTCGAGGCGGTCGAGGAGTATCTCCACCAGTCCGGCTACGACCTGTTGCTCTACAACCTGGGCGGCCGGGAACAGGTCCGCCAGCGAGTCCTGCGTACGGCCAACCTGCACAAGCGGGTGGACGCGATGATGCTGGTCGCCACGCCACTGCGGCCGGCCGACCTGACCGCGCTGGCCACTCTGGACCTGCCCGGAGTGACCATCAGCTCGGGGAGCAGGGTGCCCAACTGGCCGTGCGTACGGATCGACGACGTCGCGGCCGCCCGAGCCGCCACCCGGCACCTGATCGACCTCGGCCACCACCGGATCGCGCACATCTCCGGCGATCCGGACGACGAGTTGGCCTTCACCACCCACCTCGACCGACGCCAGGGATACCAGGCGGAGCTGCGGTCCGCCGGCCTGCGGCCCGAGCCGAGCCTGGATGTCGAGTCCAGCTTCACGATCGACGGCGGCAACCGGGCCACCGCGGAGTTACTGGCCCGCGGCGAGCCGCCGACCGCGATAGTCGCCGCCTGCGACGAGATGGCGATGGGCGCGATGACCGCGCTGCGCGACGCCGGGCTGCGGGTGCCGCAGGACGTCAGCGTGATCGGCATCGACGACCATGACCTGGCCGGTGTGCTCGGGCTCAGCACCGTCGCGCAGCCCGCCGCCGAGCAGGGCCGGCTGGCCGCCCGAATGCTGCTCGACCCGCTCGGGGCACGCCCGCTGGGCCCAGTCGTGGGTCGACAGAACACCGGTTGCGACACGCCGGTGATCCTGCCCACTCGGTTGGTGGTCCGAGACTCGACCGCACCGCCCCGGGCAGACTGA
- the xylA gene encoding xylose isomerase, translating to MAPRPTPADKFSFGLWTVGWQARDPFGDATRPELDPVEAVHRLAELGAYGITFHDDDLIPFGVDAATRDQHIARFRKALDETGLVVPMVTTNLFTHPIFKDGGFTSNDRDIRRYALRKVLRNVDLAAELGASTFVMWGGREGSEYDVAKDVRAALDRYREAVDLLTQYVIDRGYNLRFALEPKPNEPRGDILLPTIGHALGFISQLAHPEMVGLNPEVGHEQMAGLNYAHGIAQALWQGKLFHLDLNGQRGIKYDQDLVFGHGDLMNAFALVDLLENGGPNGGPTYDGPRHFDYKPSRTEDMDGVWASAAANMSTYLLLKERAAAFRADPEVVEALAASKVGELNTPTLNAGEGYDEFLADRSAFEDVDVDAVAARGFGFVRLNQLAVEHLLGAR from the coding sequence ATGGCACCCCGTCCCACTCCCGCCGACAAGTTCTCCTTCGGGCTCTGGACCGTCGGATGGCAGGCCCGCGACCCGTTCGGTGACGCGACCCGCCCCGAGCTCGACCCGGTCGAGGCGGTGCACCGGCTCGCCGAGCTCGGCGCGTACGGCATCACCTTCCACGACGACGACCTGATCCCGTTCGGCGTCGACGCCGCCACCCGTGACCAGCACATCGCCCGGTTCCGCAAGGCCCTCGACGAGACCGGCCTCGTGGTGCCCATGGTCACCACCAACCTCTTCACCCACCCGATCTTCAAGGACGGCGGCTTCACCAGCAACGACCGCGACATCCGCCGGTACGCGCTGCGCAAGGTGCTGCGCAACGTCGACCTGGCCGCCGAGCTGGGCGCGAGCACCTTCGTGATGTGGGGTGGCCGCGAGGGCTCCGAGTACGACGTCGCCAAGGACGTTCGCGCCGCGCTGGACCGCTACCGCGAGGCGGTGGACCTGCTCACCCAATACGTCATCGACCGCGGCTACAACCTGCGGTTCGCGCTGGAGCCCAAGCCCAACGAGCCGCGCGGCGACATCCTGCTGCCCACCATCGGGCACGCGCTCGGCTTCATCTCCCAGCTGGCCCACCCGGAGATGGTCGGCCTCAACCCGGAGGTCGGCCACGAGCAGATGGCCGGGCTCAACTACGCCCACGGCATCGCCCAGGCGCTCTGGCAGGGCAAGCTGTTCCACCTGGACCTCAACGGCCAGCGCGGCATCAAGTACGACCAGGATCTGGTCTTCGGCCACGGTGACCTGATGAACGCGTTCGCCCTGGTGGACCTCCTGGAGAACGGCGGCCCGAACGGCGGGCCGACCTACGACGGGCCACGGCACTTCGACTACAAGCCCTCCCGCACCGAGGACATGGACGGGGTCTGGGCGTCGGCGGCGGCCAACATGAGCACCTACCTGCTGCTCAAGGAGCGGGCCGCGGCGTTCCGCGCTGACCCCGAGGTGGTCGAGGCACTCGCCGCCAGCAAGGTCGGCGAGCTGAACACCCCCACGTTGAACGCGGGCGAGGGCTACGACGAGTTCCTGGCCGACCGGTCCGCGTTCGAGGATGTCGACGTCGACGCGGTGGCCGCCCGGGGCTTCGGCTTCGTCCGGCTCAACCAACTCGCCGTCGAGCACCTGCTCGGCGCTCGCTGA
- the xylB gene encoding xylulokinase, producing the protein MPLVAGVDSSTQSCKVVIRDAETGALLRQGRAPHPDGTEVDPEAWWQALRSAADQAGGLADVAAISVAGQQHGMVCLDEDGRVVRPALLWNDTRSADAAADLVEEAGGGAAGRRFWAEAVGSVPVASFTITKLRWLARHEPELAARVAAVCLPHDWLTWRLAGAPGLGALRTDRGDASGTGYWSPAIGDYRLDLLERGFGRRLVVPEVLGPGESAGKLADELGGPGGALLGAGTGDNAAAAFGVGAGPGDVVVSIGTSGTVFSVADVPAADESGAVAGFADASGRFLPLVCTLNAARVLDAAAAMLGVSLDELADLALSAPAGADGLVMVPYLEGERTPNRPLATGAVHGLTLRTSTPAHLARAAVEGMLCALADGLDALTAQGATVRRVILVGGGARSAAVRRIAPQVFGCPVVVPPAGEYVADGAARQAAWVALGGPTPPVWAVEGTEEYAGEPVPAVRDQYAAARGLVLDRR; encoded by the coding sequence ATGCCGTTGGTCGCAGGCGTTGACTCGTCCACCCAGTCCTGCAAGGTGGTGATCCGGGACGCGGAGACCGGTGCCCTGCTCCGGCAGGGCCGGGCACCGCACCCGGATGGCACCGAGGTCGACCCGGAAGCCTGGTGGCAGGCGCTGCGCAGCGCCGCCGACCAGGCCGGCGGGTTGGCCGACGTGGCGGCGATCTCCGTCGCCGGCCAGCAGCACGGCATGGTGTGTCTCGACGAGGACGGCCGGGTGGTCCGCCCGGCGCTGCTGTGGAACGACACCCGATCCGCCGACGCCGCCGCCGATCTCGTTGAGGAGGCCGGCGGCGGCGCGGCCGGGCGTCGGTTCTGGGCCGAGGCAGTCGGCAGTGTGCCGGTGGCCAGCTTCACCATCACGAAGCTGCGCTGGCTGGCCCGGCACGAGCCGGAGCTGGCCGCCCGGGTGGCCGCCGTCTGCCTCCCACACGACTGGCTGACCTGGCGGCTGGCCGGCGCGCCGGGGTTGGGCGCGCTGCGTACCGACCGGGGTGATGCCAGCGGCACCGGTTACTGGTCGCCGGCTATCGGCGACTACCGACTGGACCTGCTGGAGCGGGGCTTCGGCCGGCGGTTGGTGGTGCCCGAGGTGCTCGGTCCGGGTGAGTCGGCGGGCAAGCTGGCCGACGAGCTGGGTGGACCGGGCGGCGCGCTGCTCGGTGCGGGCACCGGGGACAACGCCGCCGCCGCGTTCGGCGTCGGTGCCGGCCCGGGTGACGTGGTCGTCTCGATCGGCACGTCCGGCACCGTTTTCAGCGTCGCCGACGTGCCGGCTGCCGACGAGAGCGGTGCGGTGGCGGGCTTCGCCGACGCGTCCGGTCGTTTCCTGCCGCTGGTCTGCACGCTCAACGCGGCCCGTGTGCTGGATGCCGCCGCCGCGATGCTCGGCGTCAGCCTGGACGAGCTGGCCGACCTGGCGCTCTCCGCGCCAGCCGGCGCGGACGGGCTGGTCATGGTGCCCTACCTGGAGGGTGAGCGGACGCCGAACCGGCCGCTCGCCACCGGCGCGGTGCACGGGCTGACCCTGCGCACGTCGACCCCCGCGCACCTGGCGCGGGCCGCCGTGGAGGGCATGCTCTGCGCGCTCGCCGACGGACTGGACGCGCTGACCGCGCAGGGTGCCACCGTCCGCCGGGTCATCCTGGTCGGCGGCGGGGCCCGGTCGGCCGCGGTGCGTCGGATCGCGCCGCAGGTCTTCGGCTGCCCGGTCGTCGTCCCGCCGGCCGGCGAGTACGTCGCCGACGGCGCCGCACGGCAGGCCGCCTGGGTCGCCCTGGGCGGTCCCACGCCGCCGGTCTGGGCGGTCGAGGGCACCGAGGAGTACGCGGGCGAGCCTGTCCCCGCCGTCCGTGACCAGTACGCCGCGGCTCGTGGGTTGGTCCTCGACCGGCGCTGA
- a CDS encoding glycoside hydrolase family 13 protein — MNTDPTQQAPSDHPITGWWTEATIYQIYPRSFADSDGDGIGDLPGITARLDHLVELGVDAVWLSPFYPSPQADAGYDVADYRDIDPLFGTLADADKLIAEARSRSLRVIVDLVPNHTSSAHRWFQAALPAAPGSPERSRYIFRDGLGPGGDQPPNDWQSVFGGPAWTRTVDPDGQPGQWYLHLFDTGQPDLNWDNPEVHAEFLDVLRFWLDRGVDGFRVDVAHGLIKQADLADWQEPQEILSGNEVDKPRPPMWDQEGVHEIYRQWRQVLDSYPGERVLVAEAWVEPAERLARYVRPDEMHQAFNFEYLLASWTAPAQYAVITRSLEATDSVGAPTTWVLSNHDVVRHASRLGLPIGTVRPNGIGIGDPQPDAALGLRRARAATLLMLALPGSAYLYQGEELGLPEHTTMPDEARQDPTWARSGHTQRGRDGCRVPIPWEADAPSYGFGPTDASWLPQPSLWAEYALDRQRDVPGSTYELYRTALRLRRAHGLGRGTLEWLSSGDEVLTFRNAELTVLTNFGDAPVPVPAGAEVLASSAPLNDDGAISTDVTVWLRSA, encoded by the coding sequence CTGAACACCGATCCGACGCAGCAGGCCCCCTCCGATCACCCGATCACGGGCTGGTGGACCGAGGCGACCATCTACCAGATCTACCCCCGCTCGTTCGCCGACTCGGACGGGGACGGGATCGGTGACCTGCCCGGCATCACCGCCCGACTCGACCACCTGGTCGAGCTGGGCGTGGACGCGGTGTGGCTCTCCCCCTTCTACCCGTCGCCGCAGGCCGACGCCGGCTACGACGTGGCCGACTACCGCGACATCGACCCGCTCTTCGGCACCCTCGCCGACGCGGACAAGCTGATCGCCGAGGCCCGGTCCCGCAGCCTGCGGGTGATCGTCGACCTGGTGCCGAACCACACCTCCTCGGCGCACCGCTGGTTCCAGGCCGCGCTGCCCGCCGCGCCCGGCAGCCCGGAACGCTCCCGATACATCTTCCGGGACGGCCTCGGCCCGGGCGGCGACCAGCCGCCGAACGACTGGCAGAGCGTCTTCGGCGGCCCCGCCTGGACCCGGACCGTGGACCCGGACGGGCAACCCGGCCAGTGGTACCTGCACCTGTTCGACACCGGCCAGCCGGACCTCAACTGGGACAACCCGGAGGTGCACGCGGAGTTCCTGGACGTGCTGCGGTTCTGGCTGGACCGTGGGGTGGACGGCTTCCGCGTCGACGTGGCGCACGGCCTGATCAAGCAGGCCGACCTGGCCGACTGGCAGGAGCCACAGGAGATCCTCTCCGGCAACGAGGTCGACAAGCCGCGCCCGCCGATGTGGGATCAGGAGGGCGTGCACGAGATCTACCGGCAGTGGCGGCAGGTTCTGGACAGCTACCCCGGTGAGCGGGTGCTGGTCGCCGAGGCATGGGTGGAGCCGGCCGAGCGGCTGGCCCGCTACGTCCGCCCGGACGAGATGCACCAGGCGTTCAACTTCGAGTATCTGCTCGCCTCCTGGACCGCACCGGCCCAGTACGCGGTGATCACCCGCTCGCTGGAGGCGACCGACTCGGTCGGCGCGCCGACCACCTGGGTGTTGTCCAACCACGACGTGGTGCGGCACGCCTCCCGGCTCGGCCTGCCGATCGGCACCGTACGACCCAACGGCATCGGCATCGGCGACCCGCAGCCGGACGCCGCGCTCGGCCTGCGCCGGGCCCGGGCGGCCACCCTGCTGATGCTCGCCCTGCCCGGCTCGGCATACCTGTACCAGGGCGAGGAGTTGGGGCTGCCCGAGCACACCACGATGCCCGACGAGGCCCGACAGGACCCGACCTGGGCGCGCAGCGGGCACACCCAGCGCGGCCGGGACGGTTGCCGGGTGCCGATCCCGTGGGAGGCCGACGCCCCGTCGTACGGCTTCGGGCCCACCGACGCGAGTTGGCTGCCGCAGCCTTCGCTCTGGGCGGAGTACGCGCTGGACCGCCAGCGCGACGTGCCCGGCTCGACGTACGAGCTGTACCGCACGGCGCTGCGGCTGCGTCGCGCCCACGGGTTGGGTCGCGGCACCCTGGAGTGGTTGTCCTCCGGCGACGAGGTGCTGACCTTCCGCAACGCGGAGCTGACGGTGCTGACCAACTTCGGTGACGCCCCGGTGCCGGTGCCGGCCGGCGCCGAGGTGCTCGCCAGCAGCGCGCCTCTGAACGACGACGGCGCAATCTCGACCGACGTGACGGTCTGGCTGCGCTCCGCCTGA